GGACACTTGCCTATCTATGTGCACTTCTTCTTTCAGCGGCATCCTTCTATTTCCTCGGATTCACTCTTTTCGCTTTTGCCTGCTATCTGCTGCTATTCGCGCTGCTTTGTCTTTACATGGGGTGGGAGGAAGCGATTGCTATGGATTCTGTACTCATCACTCATTTTTTGGCAGAGCAGTCTATGTCTGCTGCAATGCTCATCAATGAAACTGCGCTCTTTTTTATAGGGACCACCGTTGGAATCTTAGTTAATATGCATCTCCGGAAGAAAAAGAGTCTGTTTGAAAAACTGGCGGATGGCGTGGATGAGCAAATCAAAGGAATTTTAAGTACCATGGCTTACCGACTTATTGAAGATAAGGAGTCGAATGAGAATTCTGACCGTCTGGAACAGCTTAAGGAGACCTTAAGGCAGGCTATGGAATGTGCACTGAATAATTATAATAATGCACTTTGGAAGAAAGATACTTCAGAGGTGGACTACATCCAGATGCGGGAGAAACAAAGCATTATTCTGCAGGATATCTATGACAACCTAAATCGTATATCCTGCCTGCCCAGACAGGCAAACCAGGTTGGTATCTTACTGAAGAGGATTGAGAACGACTACCACAGAGACAATACGGTGACAGAGCTTTTGCAGGAGCTTGATATTCTGCTTTTGGATTTAAAGAACCAGGAACTTCCGAACAGCCGTGAAGAATTTGAGACCAGAGCAATTTTATTTTATATTCTGAAACAAATCGAAAGACTGTTGATGATA
The window above is part of the Novisyntrophococcus fermenticellae genome. Proteins encoded here:
- a CDS encoding aromatic acid exporter family protein, with protein sequence MIVQHSRMPYNKIKSKDKAQINMLNRDKIIKGVKIAFAAVLAIAAAAELGLEYSATSGIITVLSIQNTKKETLNSARNRTLAYLCALLLSAASFYFLGFTLFAFACYLLLFALLCLYMGWEEAIAMDSVLITHFLAEQSMSAAMLINETALFFIGTTVGILVNMHLRKKKSLFEKLADGVDEQIKGILSTMAYRLIEDKESNENSDRLEQLKETLRQAMECALNNYNNALWKKDTSEVDYIQMREKQSIILQDIYDNLNRISCLPRQANQVGILLKRIENDYHRDNTVTELLQELDILLLDLKNQELPNSREEFETRAILFYILKQIERLLMIKREYVLTRGL